A window from Aeromonas rivipollensis encodes these proteins:
- a CDS encoding M48 family metallopeptidase translates to MADLTYLGGYPDPLKSQVQQLIAAGKLGEMLAKRYPETHLIQSDKALLAYTMELKNRYLKSSAPLSKVIFDGKINVIKDALGLHTYVSRVQGNKLKAKNEIRIAALFKEAHPAFLKMIVVHELAHLREKDHNKAFYQLCQHMEPDYHQLEFDLRLWLTWRDIERSSG, encoded by the coding sequence ATGGCGGATCTGACCTATCTGGGGGGCTATCCTGACCCGCTCAAGAGCCAGGTACAGCAGTTGATCGCGGCGGGAAAACTCGGCGAGATGCTGGCCAAACGCTACCCCGAGACCCACCTCATCCAGAGTGACAAGGCGCTGCTGGCCTATACCATGGAGCTGAAAAACCGCTACCTGAAAAGCTCGGCGCCGCTCTCCAAGGTGATCTTCGACGGCAAGATCAATGTGATCAAGGATGCCCTCGGCCTGCACACCTATGTCAGCCGGGTACAGGGCAACAAGCTCAAGGCCAAGAACGAGATCCGCATCGCCGCCCTGTTCAAGGAGGCCCATCCCGCCTTCCTGAAGATGATAGTGGTGCACGAGCTGGCCCACTTGCGGGAGAAGGATCACAACAAGGCCTTCTACCAGCTCTGTCAGCACATGGAACCGGACTATCATCAACTGGAGTTCGATCTCAGGCTCTGGCTCACCTGGCGTGACATCGAACGCTCCTCGGGCTGA
- a CDS encoding DUF2927 domain-containing protein produces MLALWLAALLPCSLQATERWQSNDYLVQSFMEVAMKREYGHEAQVRFSRWQGPIRLKLINEFGDKALQAEVVKVQSQHLARITGHPIQLVNDNPNLTLIMTRHQQMASWAGRTMRRDDSVSIALKEGICLANFATNARYEITRATIIIPVDYSRAKGRFLDCVVEELTQVMGLPNDSNKVFPSIFNDNSIDSFPTGLDYVLLKLAYHPALRAGMTADEVRTALPVALKALRANGDIAGANQRVQSGSLKRWAGL; encoded by the coding sequence ATGCTGGCCCTGTGGCTAGCCGCGCTGCTGCCCTGCTCTCTGCAGGCAACCGAACGCTGGCAGAGCAACGACTATCTGGTCCAGAGCTTCATGGAAGTCGCCATGAAGCGAGAATATGGGCATGAGGCTCAGGTACGCTTCTCCCGCTGGCAAGGCCCCATCCGCCTCAAGCTCATCAACGAATTTGGCGACAAGGCGCTGCAGGCCGAGGTGGTCAAGGTGCAGAGCCAGCATCTGGCCAGGATCACCGGCCACCCCATACAGCTTGTCAACGACAACCCCAATCTCACCCTCATCATGACAAGGCACCAGCAGATGGCCAGTTGGGCCGGCCGTACCATGCGCCGGGATGACTCTGTCAGCATTGCCCTCAAGGAGGGGATCTGCCTGGCCAATTTCGCCACCAATGCCCGCTACGAGATCACCCGTGCCACCATCATCATCCCGGTGGACTACAGCCGGGCCAAGGGCCGCTTCCTGGATTGCGTGGTGGAAGAGCTCACCCAGGTGATGGGGCTGCCCAACGACTCGAACAAGGTGTTTCCCTCCATCTTCAATGACAACAGCATCGACAGCTTCCCCACCGGTCTCGACTATGTGCTGCTCAAGCTTGCCTATCATCCCGCACTCCGGGCAGGGATGACGGCAGACGAGGTGCGCACTGCCCTGCCCGTTGCCCTCAAGGCGCTTCGCGCCAATGGCGACATCGCAGGGGCCAACCAGCGGGTACAGAGCGGCAGCCTCAAACGTTGGGCCGGGCTCTGA
- a CDS encoding DinI family protein, which translates to MRLEIIIDRKHQIPTATMEALRQELLKQLGERFPDLHVRVAPGSAMALTVSRASKEDRELAETMVQEVWENAESWMPEAEGAEA; encoded by the coding sequence ATGCGCCTGGAAATCATCATCGACAGAAAACATCAGATCCCCACTGCGACCATGGAGGCGCTGCGCCAGGAGTTGCTCAAGCAACTGGGCGAGCGATTCCCTGATCTGCATGTGCGAGTCGCCCCGGGCAGTGCCATGGCCTTGACGGTCAGCCGTGCCAGCAAGGAGGACAGGGAACTGGCCGAGACCATGGTGCAGGAAGTGTGGGAGAACGCCGAGAGCTGGATGCCGGAGGCAGAAGGCGCCGAGGCCTGA
- a CDS encoding type B 50S ribosomal protein L31 has translation MRPNIHPEYRKVLFHDLASNTCFLIGSTLQTDRTKQWEDGNTYPYVTLDVSSASHPFYTGKQKQVGKEGQVARFGQRFGQFFNKGKEKS, from the coding sequence ATGCGCCCCAACATTCACCCTGAATACCGCAAGGTCCTGTTTCACGATCTGGCCAGCAACACCTGCTTCCTGATCGGATCCACCTTGCAGACCGATCGCACCAAGCAATGGGAAGATGGCAACACCTATCCCTATGTGACGCTGGATGTCTCCAGTGCCTCCCACCCCTTCTATACCGGCAAGCAGAAGCAGGTCGGCAAGGAAGGCCAGGTAGCCCGCTTCGGTCAACGATTCGGCCAATTCTTCAACAAAGGAAAAGAGAAATCATGA
- the ykgO gene encoding type B 50S ribosomal protein L36, protein MKVLASLKSAKSRHPDCQVVRRRGRLFVICKSNPRFKARQG, encoded by the coding sequence ATGAAAGTGCTCGCCTCCCTGAAATCAGCCAAGTCACGTCACCCGGATTGCCAGGTCGTTCGTCGACGCGGCAGGCTGTTCGTGATCTGCAAGAGCAATCCCAGATTCAAGGCTCGCCAGGGCTGA
- the araC gene encoding arabinose operon transcriptional regulator AraC — protein MSSMQKEKPKQLNPLLPGYAFDVFLVSGMTPIEQGSALDFIIDRPQGMKGFIVNLTIRGKGQIFQGDQAFTVEPGDLLLFPPAAVHYYGRAPDAREWYHRWVYFRPRAYWADWLKWPQVTERVGRLQLADSQLLAEFDALFLDIEETHQQLRPMSEQLAMNLLERLLIRCYEASSLSAYPTIDHRVHQACQILSESLCAEISVEALAEQVFLSPSRLAHLFREQVGVSIVRWREDQRIMRAKLLLQTTPMSVATIGQQVGYDDQLYFSRVFRKRVGVSPTEYRKCATPL, from the coding sequence ATGTCTTCGATGCAAAAAGAGAAGCCGAAACAACTCAATCCCCTGTTGCCGGGCTACGCCTTCGACGTCTTCCTGGTCTCGGGCATGACCCCCATAGAGCAGGGGAGCGCCCTCGACTTCATCATCGACCGCCCCCAGGGCATGAAGGGTTTCATCGTCAACCTGACCATCAGGGGCAAGGGGCAGATCTTTCAGGGGGATCAGGCCTTCACCGTGGAGCCCGGCGACCTGCTGCTGTTCCCGCCTGCGGCCGTGCACTATTACGGCCGGGCGCCGGATGCCCGGGAGTGGTATCACCGCTGGGTCTATTTCCGGCCGAGGGCCTATTGGGCCGACTGGCTCAAGTGGCCTCAGGTGACGGAGCGGGTGGGGCGTCTGCAACTGGCGGACAGCCAGTTGCTCGCCGAATTTGACGCCCTCTTCCTCGACATCGAAGAGACCCACCAGCAGCTCAGACCCATGTCGGAACAGCTGGCCATGAACCTGCTGGAGCGGCTGCTCATTCGCTGCTACGAGGCCTCTTCCCTCAGTGCCTACCCCACCATAGATCACAGAGTTCACCAGGCGTGCCAGATCCTGAGCGAGTCGCTCTGTGCCGAGATCTCGGTGGAGGCGCTGGCGGAGCAGGTCTTCTTGTCCCCCTCGCGCCTCGCCCACCTGTTCCGCGAGCAGGTGGGGGTGAGCATAGTGCGCTGGCGCGAGGATCAGCGGATCATGCGGGCCAAGCTGCTGCTGCAGACCACCCCCATGTCGGTGGCCACCATAGGCCAGCAGGTGGGTTATGACGATCAGCTCTACTTCTCCCGGGTGTTCCGAAAGCGGGTCGGGGTCAGCCCCACCGAATACCGCAAGTGCGCCACCCCGTTGTGA
- the araH gene encoding L-arabinose ABC transporter permease AraH codes for MTTTTSAGQAATVPAATGSRVQLARVWDQYGMLVIFAILFLLACALVPNFASLINMRGLGLAVSMSGMVACGMLFCLASGEFDMSVGSVVACSGVACAVGINATESITVGILAGMSVGVLFGLINGIVVAKFKINALITTLATMQMARGVGYIISDGKAVGIVEEGFFELGNSALLGIPTPVWLTALCFVLFGLLLNKTTFGRNTLAMGGNEEAARLAGVNVVRTKIIIFTMTGLIASIAGIILASRMTSGQPMTSIGFELVVISACVLGGVSMKGGIGKISYIIAGVLILGLMENAMNLLNISPFAQYVVRGLILLAAVLFDRYKQVRKARV; via the coding sequence ATGACAACAACTACCTCTGCCGGTCAGGCCGCGACAGTCCCTGCGGCCACCGGCTCCAGAGTACAACTGGCCCGCGTCTGGGATCAGTACGGCATGCTGGTGATCTTCGCCATCCTGTTCCTGCTGGCCTGCGCGCTGGTGCCCAACTTCGCCAGCCTGATCAACATGCGCGGCCTGGGGCTCGCCGTCTCCATGTCGGGCATGGTGGCCTGCGGCATGCTGTTCTGCCTCGCCTCAGGGGAATTCGACATGTCGGTCGGATCCGTGGTGGCCTGCTCCGGCGTCGCCTGCGCCGTGGGCATCAACGCCACCGAGAGCATCACGGTCGGCATCCTGGCCGGCATGTCGGTGGGGGTGCTGTTTGGCCTCATCAACGGCATAGTGGTGGCCAAATTCAAGATCAACGCCCTCATCACCACCCTGGCCACCATGCAGATGGCGCGCGGGGTGGGCTACATCATCTCGGACGGCAAGGCGGTCGGCATAGTGGAAGAGGGCTTCTTCGAGCTCGGCAACTCCGCCCTGCTCGGGATCCCGACCCCGGTCTGGCTGACGGCGCTCTGCTTCGTGCTGTTCGGCCTGCTGCTCAACAAGACCACCTTCGGCCGCAACACCCTGGCCATGGGGGGCAACGAGGAGGCCGCGCGCCTCGCCGGGGTCAACGTGGTGCGCACCAAGATCATCATCTTCACCATGACCGGGCTGATCGCCTCCATTGCGGGCATCATACTCGCCTCGCGCATGACCTCGGGACAGCCCATGACCTCCATCGGCTTCGAGCTGGTGGTGATCTCCGCCTGCGTGCTGGGTGGGGTCTCCATGAAGGGGGGGATTGGCAAGATCTCCTACATCATCGCCGGTGTGCTGATTTTGGGGCTGATGGAGAACGCCATGAACCTGCTCAACATCTCCCCCTTCGCCCAGTACGTGGTGCGCGGCCTCATCCTGCTCGCCGCCGTGCTGTTCGACCGCTACAAGCAGGTGCGCAAGGCGCGCGTCTGA
- the araG gene encoding L-arabinose ABC transporter ATP-binding protein AraG, whose amino-acid sequence MNQVPYLEFCGISKEFPGVKALQNVSFSCQQGSVHALMGENGAGKSTLLKILSGFQAPTTGVMKLAGQEKVFQDTVDALESGIAIIYQELHLVPEMTIAENIYLGQLPTRRGVIDREKLYQDAARQLARLGMDVSPETPLKYLSLGQWQMVEIAKALTRDASVIAFDEPTSSLSSREIDQLFRVIRQLRDEGKVILYVSHRMDEIFALCDAITVFKDGQFVRTFASMAEVDRDLLVKTMVGRDLTDIYGYSPRQLGEVGLKVENLMGPGLKAPVSFEVKRGEILGIFGLVGAGRSELMKLVFGAEKARGGEIAVFGKPVPIRNPIDAIHSGIMLCTEDRKALGIIPIHSVQENINISARRHKAWGGFWINQKWEDENARLRIRDMRVKTPSPHQVIMNLSGGNQQKAILGRWLSEDMKVILLDEPTRGIDVGAKNEIYNVIYDLAKVGIAVVVVSSELPEVLGIADRIMVMREGVIAGELSHDEADEVKALNLAMPAR is encoded by the coding sequence TCCACCCTGCTCAAGATCCTGAGCGGCTTTCAGGCGCCCACCACAGGGGTGATGAAGCTGGCCGGCCAGGAGAAGGTGTTTCAAGACACGGTCGATGCCCTGGAGAGCGGGATCGCCATCATCTATCAGGAGTTGCATCTGGTCCCCGAGATGACCATCGCCGAGAACATCTACCTCGGCCAGCTGCCCACCCGGCGCGGCGTCATCGATCGGGAGAAGCTCTATCAGGATGCGGCGAGACAGCTGGCGCGCCTCGGCATGGACGTCTCCCCCGAGACACCGCTCAAGTACCTGTCCCTCGGGCAATGGCAGATGGTGGAGATCGCCAAGGCCCTGACCCGGGATGCCAGCGTCATCGCCTTCGACGAGCCGACCAGCAGCCTGTCGTCCCGCGAGATAGATCAGCTGTTTCGGGTCATTCGCCAGTTGCGGGACGAGGGCAAGGTCATTCTCTATGTCTCCCACCGCATGGACGAGATCTTCGCCCTGTGCGATGCCATCACCGTGTTCAAGGATGGCCAGTTCGTACGCACCTTCGCCTCCATGGCCGAGGTGGACCGGGATCTGCTGGTCAAGACCATGGTGGGGCGGGATCTGACCGACATCTATGGCTACAGCCCGAGACAGCTAGGAGAAGTGGGCCTCAAGGTGGAGAACCTGATGGGGCCGGGACTCAAGGCGCCGGTGTCGTTCGAGGTGAAACGGGGGGAGATCCTCGGGATCTTCGGGCTGGTGGGGGCCGGTCGCAGCGAGCTGATGAAGCTTGTCTTCGGTGCCGAGAAGGCGCGTGGGGGCGAGATTGCCGTGTTTGGCAAGCCGGTGCCCATCCGCAACCCCATCGACGCCATTCACAGCGGCATCATGCTCTGTACCGAGGACAGAAAGGCCCTCGGCATCATCCCCATCCACTCGGTGCAGGAGAACATCAACATCAGTGCCCGCCGCCACAAGGCGTGGGGGGGCTTCTGGATCAACCAGAAATGGGAGGACGAGAACGCGAGGCTCAGGATCCGCGACATGAGGGTCAAGACCCCGTCCCCCCATCAGGTCATCATGAACCTCTCCGGCGGCAATCAGCAGAAGGCCATTCTGGGGCGCTGGCTCTCCGAAGACATGAAGGTGATTTTGCTCGACGAGCCGACCCGCGGCATAGACGTCGGGGCAAAGAACGAGATTTACAACGTGATTTACGATCTGGCCAAGGTGGGCATCGCCGTGGTGGTGGTCTCGAGCGAGCTGCCGGAGGTGCTGGGCATCGCGGACCGGATCATGGTCATGCGGGAGGGGGTGATAGCAGGGGAGCTCTCCCACGACGAGGCCGACGAGGTCAAGGCACTCAATCTGGCCATGCCGGCCCGTTAA